A genomic stretch from Candidatus Omnitrophota bacterium includes:
- a CDS encoding TIGR04076 family protein gives MESRVKFPKLRLTVTKQGGYCYHNYKVGDQLILDDFTHPPKHFCLGMAHSVFAPCYALTFGAKFPFEQNQRSMHTTCPDGGKLEFFTEVLDDAGKVEVVPKNPDHKGPSPRKMIISVEEVTGKCFYGYKAGDKWETTGLRTIPNFCGAAFHTLFPVLFALNFGAKFSFMEDENSLNTITCPDGGNVRFRATRVE, from the coding sequence ATGGAAAGCAGGGTAAAGTTTCCCAAGTTAAGATTGACCGTTACCAAACAAGGCGGGTATTGTTACCATAATTATAAGGTCGGCGACCAGCTGATACTTGATGATTTCACGCATCCGCCCAAGCATTTTTGCCTGGGGATGGCGCATTCGGTGTTCGCGCCCTGCTACGCCTTGACTTTTGGCGCTAAATTCCCTTTTGAGCAGAACCAACGTTCTATGCATACGACCTGCCCCGACGGCGGGAAACTGGAGTTTTTTACCGAGGTCCTTGATGACGCGGGCAAGGTTGAGGTTGTGCCTAAGAATCCCGATCACAAAGGCCCCAGCCCCAGGAAAATGATAATCAGCGTGGAGGAGGTCACCGGCAAATGCTTCTATGGTTATAAGGCGGGAGATAAATGGGAGACCACGGGCCTGCGCACCATTCCGAATTTCTGCGGGGCGGCGTTCCATACCCTGTTTCCCGTTTTGTTCGCGCTTAATTTCGGGGCAAAATTTTCCTTTATGGAAGATGAGAACTCTTTGAACACCATTACCTGCCCTGACGGAGGCAATGTCAGGTTCAGGGCAACCAGAGTGGAGTAG